The following coding sequences lie in one Pararge aegeria chromosome 25, ilParAegt1.1, whole genome shotgun sequence genomic window:
- the LOC120634893 gene encoding pro-resilin-like, protein MFIFISLLAYALAEPPVGDGYAAARSSHEHHGLDTQRSLSQEYGVPALGARSNYASIGARSQLTDQSRSAPSQEYGTPGFRSVSQDYGLPNTRKGVSQEYGLPNNARSSHSQEYKQSNARTGLSREYGTPNARTGPSQEYGAPNAKSGLSQQYELPNARSSLSQDYGLPNSRSLSQQYGLPNQRDAGTDYTRSQDYSSSSARLSQEYGAPQLRTGSANYKTDVPSDSYGTPLQRSTQAISGHRTPSEEFAVPSQRNFDQPPSQKYGTPNFRNAQTYSPSSQSHSASSRFNKGSASTRTFQSSFGSKSPSQNYATPQSSSYSVPSLRNVDSYSPASKSISTSYLPSSRTVSQTYGAPDGRSLSTEYGAPDARDLNTNAYASSFDSARSNPSAQYGAPSARNAMPSEQYGVPEQYDTLSSQGYSYARNALDELVNQEPANYDFGYKVSDYISGSDFGHTESRQENRAEGSYFVVLPDGTKQVVEYEADEQGFKPRISVEPAEARLGYDDNAADLTRSSDGPY, encoded by the exons ATGTTCATCTTTATAAGTTTACTCGCGTATGCGCTGGCTGAACCACCTGTGGG GGATGGCTATGCTGCAGCAAGATCGAGTCATGAACATCACGGCCTTGATACCCAAAGGTCTCTGTCACAAGAATATGGCGTGCCGGCATTGGGAGCTAGAAGCAATTACGCATCAATTGGCGCTAGATCCCAACTGACCGACCAATCCAGATCAGCACCATCTCAAGAGTACGGGACTCCTGGATTCCGATCAGTATCCCAAGATTATGGGCTTCCAAATACCAGGAAAGGAGTATCACAAGAGTATGGACTCCCCAATAATGCTAGGTCAAGTCATTCACAAGAATACAAACAATCTAATGCCAGGACTGGACTATCCCGAGAGTACGGAACTCCTAATGCACGAACTGGACCATCCCAAGAGTATGGGGCACCTAATGCTAAGTCTGGACTATCCCAACAGTATGAACTTCCGAATGCTAGATCGAGTCTTTCTCAGGATTATGGACTGCCTAATTCCAGAAGCCTTTCTCAACAATACGGTCTTCCCAACCAACGTGATGCTGGAACAGATTACACCCGTTCGCAGGACTATAGCAGTTCTAGTGCACGTTTGTCTCAAGAGTATGGAGCTCCTCAATTGAGAACTGGTTCTGCAAATTATAAAACTGATGTCCCATCAGACTCGTATGGAACACCTCTACAAAGATCAACCCAAGCTATATCAGGCCACAGAACACCTTCGGAAGAGTTCGCTGTTCCATCTCAGAGGAATTTTGATCAGCCTCCATCACAGAAATACGGAACACCTAACTTTAGAAATGCCCAGACTTATAGCCCCAGTTCCCAAAGCCATTCAGCATCAAGTAGATTCAACAAAGGTTCTGCGTCAACTAGAACATTCCAATCTTCTTTTGGTTCAAAAAGTCCATCCCAAAACTACGCTACTCCTCAGTCTTCCTCGTACTCAGTACCCAGTTTGAGGAATGTTGATTCTTACTCTCCAGCCTCCAAATCTATTTCTACTTCATATCTGCCAAGTTCAAGGACTGTTTCTCAAACTTACGGAGCGCCCGACGGGCGAAGCTTGTCTACTGAATATGGTGCTCCAGATGCTAGAGATCTCAATACCAATGCTTACGCTTCATCGTTTGACTCAGCAAG ATCAAATCCATCAGCCCAATATGGTGCACCATCAGCCCGGAACGCGATGCCATCAGAGCAATACGGTGTTCCAGAACAATATGACACGCTCTCCAGTCAAGGATACAGCTATGCAAGGAATGCCCTTGATGAGTTAGTTAACCAA GAACCAGCTAACTACGACTTCGGGTATAAGGTGAGCGACTATATAAGCGGAAGTGACTTTGGACACACGGAATCCAGGCAGGAGAACAGGGCCGAAGGATCGTATTTTGTCGTACTGCCTGATGGAACTAAACAG GTTGTAGAATACGAAGCTGATGAGCAAGGCTTCAAGCCCAGAATCTCAGTGGAACCAGCAGAAGCCAGGTTAGGTTACGATGACAACGCAGCCGATCTTACCCGTTCATCTGATGGACCTTATTAG